In Scatophagus argus isolate fScaArg1 chromosome 3, fScaArg1.pri, whole genome shotgun sequence, one genomic interval encodes:
- the LOC124056189 gene encoding uncharacterized protein LOC124056189, which produces MDDVLEGAVVLCVCKLGFSLLFLPSLAASRSPISFCCCCLIIFTDVLVTAFLSFLCVFESQLTDLTGLGDVIALRFLLFLSHIYGVVLLLTAPLIAVETVTRLMTLHSFVAHRRASKIVMDPDGQRCYIGEVTVEKEEEDEEEEDEEDSDSPDKDKEKRLSRVVSYFCCLSLWVVVALSVRWQWKVEEVWAATCLHTTNSLIRCLPNLLSPITSTVSPCWIMAFLSLLLLVIMTSSLYTSHQVSAQMAKSKTEKHGVSTNGSGRHWEDLDSALPTHPKSVSLGMSVSATAQCVDPEKTESSCAVHSACCRNSVQMSALHHRDFVLISPECLSAGQEHERTKTSIPLTFSMKDNMDSENRSQSRRRQWGFSCLGVNVMIVCLGVLSTFVLPLNLSVNILLIRTIETLLELCIRAVVSFATSTRNMSTSHYETFA; this is translated from the exons ATGGATGATGTGTTGGAAGGTGCGGTGGTGTTGTGTGTATGCAAACTGGGCTTCAGTCTCCTCTTCCTGCCCTCATTGGCTGCCTCCCGCAGTCCCATCagcttctgttgctgctgcctcATAATCTTCACTGACGTCTTGGTCACAG CTTTTCTGAGTTTCCTTTGCGTCTTTGAGTCCCAGCTGACTGACCTGACCGGACTTGGCGATGTCATTGCCCTGCGCTTCCTGCTTTTTCTCAGCCACATATACGGTGTGGTGTTGCTCCTGACCGCACCTCTGATCGCTGTGGAGACTGTGACCAGACTGATGACCCTTCATTCTTTTGTCGCTCACAGGAGAGCGAGTAAAATAGTGATGGACCCTGATGGACAACGTTGTTACATTGGGGAGGTAACTgtggaaaaggaggaggaggatgaggaggaggaggatgaggaggacagTGACAGcccagacaaagacaaagaaaagcggTTGTCTCGTGTTGTCAGCTACTTCTGCTGCCTGTCACTGTGGGTCGTTGTTGCCCTCAGTGTCAGGTGGCAATGGAAGGTGGAGGAAGTGTGGGCTGCTACCTGTTTGCACACAACCAACTCCCTCATCAGATGTTTGCCCAACCTGCTCAGCCCCATAACCAGCACTGTGAGCCCCTGCTGGATCATggcctttctctccctcctcctgctaGTGATCATGACCTCGAGCCTGTACACATCCCACCAGGTCTCTGCACAGATGGCAAAgtcaaaaacagagaaacacgGAGTTAGCACTAATGGCAGCGGCAGGCACTGGGAAGACCTTGATTCAGCGTTGCCTACACACCCCAAGTCTGTGAGCCTTGGGATGTCGGTTTCCGCAACAGCGCAGTGTGTTGacccagagaaaacagagagcagctgcGCTGTTCACAGTGCATGTTGCCGGAACAGTGTGCAGATGTCGGCACTTCACCATAGAGACTTTGTCCTCATCTCCCCCgagtgtctgtctgcaggacaGGAGCATGAAAGGACAAAGACGAGTATACCTCTGACATTTAGCATGAAGGACAACATGGACTCAGAAAACAGGAGCCAGAGCAGGAGGCGACAGTGGGGATTTTCCTGCCTGGGGGTGAATGTAATGATAGTGTGCCTGGGTGTGCTCTCCACTTTTGTGCTGCCTCTAAACCTCAGTGTGAACATTCTCCTGATCAGGACAATAGAGACTCTGCTGGAGCTGTGTATCAGAGCTGTAGTTTCATTTGCAACGAGTACAAGGAACATGTCCACCTCTCACTACGAAACATTTGCATAA